A portion of the Lolium rigidum isolate FL_2022 chromosome 1, APGP_CSIRO_Lrig_0.1, whole genome shotgun sequence genome contains these proteins:
- the LOC124685044 gene encoding pre-mRNA splicing factor SR-like 1 isoform X1: MEIQTSGRPIEVLMEKVLSMNITSSDYFKELYKIKTYHEVIDEIYHQVDHVEPWMTGNCRGPSTAFCLLYKLFTMKLTMNQMHGLLKHPDSPYIRAIGFLYLRYAADPKTLWTWYEPYIEDDEEFSPGSNGKMTTMGVYVRDVILGQYYFDSLLPRVPLLILRQVTAHLEKMKLPTKQSGITGDSSRLGSDDTARRPPSVKASLSVSFGQRAPHRASTRGSSPVRKTLPSIRERERSHDGGSARSPPRKHRSQSRERSRDTERDRSDRDRGRYKDREQGRQSRDDRDRDYRRSSYSERDVERRGHDRRDRDSDRNGRSSARRSRSRSPSRGRTNGDSHRSSPFGKAPESSNLAKLKDLYGDATNAKDDAGDDRARRDSGTEEVIRLGGARWRDTQHMMGLFSPELSCLGKCQIC; the protein is encoded by the exons ATGGAGATACAGACGTCCGGGAGGCCCATCGAGGTGCTCATGGAGAAGGTGCTGTCCATGAACATCACCTCCTCGGACTACTTCAAGGagctctacaagatcaagacCTACCACGAGGTCATCGACGAGATCTACCACCAGGTCGACCACGTCGAGCCCTGGATGACGGGCAACTGCCGCGGCCCGTCCACCGCATTCTGCCTCCTCTACAAGCTATTCACCATGAAGCTCACCATGAACCAGATGCACGGGCTGCTCAAGCACCCCGATTCCCCTTACATCAGAGCT ATTGGGTTTCTCTACTTGCGTTACGCTGCGGACCCAAAGACCTTATGGACTTGGTATGAGCCTTACATTGAGGATGATGAG GAGTTCTCCCCTGGATCCAATGGCAAAATGACAACTATGGGCGTTTATGTGCGCGATGTCATCCTTGGTCAG TACTACTTCGACAGTCTTCTTCCACGAGTGCCTCTCCTAATTTTGCGACAGGTCACTGCCCATCTTGAGAAGATGAAGCTCCCAACAAAACAGTCAGGAATCACTGGGGATTCTAGTCGCCTTGGTTCAGATGATACTGCCCGGAGGCCACCTTCGGTAAAGGCTTCTTTGTCTGTCTCTTTTGGTCAGCGTGCTCCGCACCGTGCATCCACAAGGGGCTCATCCCCAGTCCGAAAGACACTGCCATCTATACGTGAAAGGGAAAGGAGTCACGATGGTGGTAGTGCAAGATCTCCACCCAGGAAGCACCGGAGTCAAAGTCGTGAGCGTAGCCGTGACACTGAGAGGGACCGTTCAGATCGTGACCGTGGTAGGTACAAGGACAGGGAGCAAGGTCGGCAGAGCCGTGATGACAGAGACCGTGATTACCGCCGCTCAAGCTATTCAGAAAGGGATGTTGAGAGGCGAGGCCATGAtaggagggacagggactctgacCGAAATGGACGCTCCAGCGCCCGCAGAAGCAGGAGCAGGAGTCCAAGCCGCGGCAGAACCAATGGCGACAGCCATCGGTCTAGCCCGTTTGGTAAAGCACCAGAGTCATCCAACCTGGCAAAGCTGAAGGATCTGTATGGCGACGCAACAAATGCAAAGGACGATGCTGGCGATGATAGAGCTCGCAGGGATTCTGGAACCGAAGAGGTGATCAGATTGGGAGGTGCCAGGTGGAG AGATACGCAACATATGATGGGATTATTCTCCCCTGAGCTGTCATGTCTAGGGAAATGTCAAATCTGTTAG
- the LOC124685044 gene encoding pre-mRNA splicing factor SR-like 1 isoform X2, whose protein sequence is MEIQTSGRPIEVLMEKVLSMNITSSDYFKELYKIKTYHEVIDEIYHQVDHVEPWMTGNCRGPSTAFCLLYKLFTMKLTMNQMHGLLKHPDSPYIRAVNWVSLLALRCGPKDLMDLV, encoded by the exons ATGGAGATACAGACGTCCGGGAGGCCCATCGAGGTGCTCATGGAGAAGGTGCTGTCCATGAACATCACCTCCTCGGACTACTTCAAGGagctctacaagatcaagacCTACCACGAGGTCATCGACGAGATCTACCACCAGGTCGACCACGTCGAGCCCTGGATGACGGGCAACTGCCGCGGCCCGTCCACCGCATTCTGCCTCCTCTACAAGCTATTCACCATGAAGCTCACCATGAACCAGATGCACGGGCTGCTCAAGCACCCCGATTCCCCTTACATCAGAGCTGTAA ATTGGGTTTCTCTACTTGCGTTACGCTGCGGACCCAAAGACCTTATGGACTTGGTATGA